In the Populus trichocarpa isolate Nisqually-1 chromosome 1, P.trichocarpa_v4.1, whole genome shotgun sequence genome, one interval contains:
- the LOC7490691 gene encoding protein LSD1 isoform X5, whose protein sequence is MQSQVVCRGCASVLLYPSGASNVCCALCSTVTSIPSPGMDMAQLICRGCRSLLMYPHGATTVRCSCCHVVNIAPGYNQAAHVNCGNCRTALMYPNGSPSVKCPVCHYVTNVSMANMRIPLPANRPNGIGGTAPSTSMPLPHSQTQTVVVENPMSVDESGKLVSNVVVGVTTEKK, encoded by the exons ATGCAAAGCCAGGTGGTGTGTAGAGGGTGTGCAAGTGTATTGTTATATCCAAGTGGAGCTTCTAACGTTTGTTGTGCTTTATGTAGTACTGTTACTTCCATTCCTTCTCCTG GGATGGACATGGCTCAACTCATATGTAGAGGTTGCAGGTCATTGCTAATGTATCCACATGGGGCAACAACTGTGAGATGCTCCTGCTGCCACGTAGTGAACATTGCACCAG GATATAACCAGGCCGCTCATGTCAACTGTGGGAACTGCCGGACTGCTCTTATGTATCCAAATGGATCTCCATCTGTCAAGTGTCCTGTCTGTCACTATGTTACTAATGTTAGT ATGGCTAACATGAGAATTCCGCTTCCAGCAAACAGACCTAATGGTATAGGTGGAACAGCACCATCTACTTCAATG CCATTGCCCCATTCTCAGACTCAAACTGTCGTTGTGGAAAACCCCATGTCTGTTGATGAAAGTGGCAAATTG GTCAGCAATGTTGTTGTTGGTGTCactacagaaaaaaaataa
- the LOC7490691 gene encoding protein LSD1 isoform X7 produces the protein MGFLMFCCREEEEDRQREMQSQVVCRGCASVLLYPSGASNVCCALCSTVTSIPSPGMDMAQLICRGCRSLLMYPHGATTVRCSCCHVVNIAPGYNQAAHVNCGNCRTALMYPNGSPSVKCPVCHYVTNMANMRIPLPANRPNGIGGTAPSTSMVSNVVVGVTTEKK, from the exons atgggttttttgatgttttgttgtagagaggaagaggaagatagACAGAGAGAGATGCAAAGCCAGGTGGTGTGTAGAGGGTGTGCAAGTGTATTGTTATATCCAAGTGGAGCTTCTAACGTTTGTTGTGCTTTATGTAGTACTGTTACTTCCATTCCTTCTCCTG GGATGGACATGGCTCAACTCATATGTAGAGGTTGCAGGTCATTGCTAATGTATCCACATGGGGCAACAACTGTGAGATGCTCCTGCTGCCACGTAGTGAACATTGCACCAG GATATAACCAGGCCGCTCATGTCAACTGTGGGAACTGCCGGACTGCTCTTATGTATCCAAATGGATCTCCATCTGTCAAGTGTCCTGTCTGTCACTATGTTACTAAT ATGGCTAACATGAGAATTCCGCTTCCAGCAAACAGACCTAATGGTATAGGTGGAACAGCACCATCTACTTCAATG GTCAGCAATGTTGTTGTTGGTGTCactacagaaaaaaaataa
- the LOC7490691 gene encoding protein LOL2 isoform X3, whose product MGFLMFCCREEEEDRQREMQSQVVCRGCASVLLYPSGASNVCCALCSTVTSIPSPGMDMAQLICRGCRSLLMYPHGATTVRCSCCHVVNIAPGYNQAAHVNCGNCRTALMYPNGSPSVKCPVCHYVTNVSMANMRIPLPANRPNGIGGTAPSTSMTQTVVVENPMSVDESGKLVSNVVVGVTTEKK is encoded by the exons atgggttttttgatgttttgttgtagagaggaagaggaagatagACAGAGAGAGATGCAAAGCCAGGTGGTGTGTAGAGGGTGTGCAAGTGTATTGTTATATCCAAGTGGAGCTTCTAACGTTTGTTGTGCTTTATGTAGTACTGTTACTTCCATTCCTTCTCCTG GGATGGACATGGCTCAACTCATATGTAGAGGTTGCAGGTCATTGCTAATGTATCCACATGGGGCAACAACTGTGAGATGCTCCTGCTGCCACGTAGTGAACATTGCACCAG GATATAACCAGGCCGCTCATGTCAACTGTGGGAACTGCCGGACTGCTCTTATGTATCCAAATGGATCTCCATCTGTCAAGTGTCCTGTCTGTCACTATGTTACTAATGTTAGT ATGGCTAACATGAGAATTCCGCTTCCAGCAAACAGACCTAATGGTATAGGTGGAACAGCACCATCTACTTCAATG ACTCAAACTGTCGTTGTGGAAAACCCCATGTCTGTTGATGAAAGTGGCAAATTG GTCAGCAATGTTGTTGTTGGTGTCactacagaaaaaaaataa
- the LOC7490691 gene encoding protein LSD1 isoform X6, protein MGFLMFCCREEEEDRQREMQSQVVCRGCASVLLYPSGASNVCCALCSTVTSIPSPGMDMAQLICRGCRSLLMYPHGATTVRCSCCHVVNIAPGYNQAAHVNCGNCRTALMYPNGSPSVKCPVCHYVTNVSMANMRIPLPANRPNGIGGTAPSTSMVSNVVVGVTTEKK, encoded by the exons atgggttttttgatgttttgttgtagagaggaagaggaagatagACAGAGAGAGATGCAAAGCCAGGTGGTGTGTAGAGGGTGTGCAAGTGTATTGTTATATCCAAGTGGAGCTTCTAACGTTTGTTGTGCTTTATGTAGTACTGTTACTTCCATTCCTTCTCCTG GGATGGACATGGCTCAACTCATATGTAGAGGTTGCAGGTCATTGCTAATGTATCCACATGGGGCAACAACTGTGAGATGCTCCTGCTGCCACGTAGTGAACATTGCACCAG GATATAACCAGGCCGCTCATGTCAACTGTGGGAACTGCCGGACTGCTCTTATGTATCCAAATGGATCTCCATCTGTCAAGTGTCCTGTCTGTCACTATGTTACTAATGTTAGT ATGGCTAACATGAGAATTCCGCTTCCAGCAAACAGACCTAATGGTATAGGTGGAACAGCACCATCTACTTCAATG GTCAGCAATGTTGTTGTTGGTGTCactacagaaaaaaaataa
- the LOC7490692 gene encoding vacuolar protein sorting-associated protein 2 homolog 2: MNIFKKKTSPKEALRTSKREMTVATRGIEREIASLQLEEKKLVAEIKQTAKTGNEAATKILARQLVRLRQQITNLQGSRAQIRGVATHTQALYASTSISTGMKGATKAMVAMNKQMAPAKQAKVIKEFQMQSAKMDMTIEMMSEAIDETLDKDEAEEETEELTNQVLDEIGVDIASQLSSAPKGRIASKNAPNTVSSPEPPNVDDLEKRLASLRRV; this comes from the exons ATGAAtatcttcaagaaaaaaacttctCCTAAAG AGGCTCTCAGGACTAGCAAGAGAGAAATGACTGTTGCCACAAGAG GGATTGAACGTGAAATTGCATCTCTTCAGTTGGAG GAGAAGAAATTGGTGGCAGAGATAAAACAAACAGCAAAAACTGGAAATGAG GCTGCTACTAAAATCTTAGCCCGGCAACTTGTGCGACTTCGGcaacaaataacaaatttgCAGGGGAGTCGTGCCCAAATCAGAGGCGTTGCTACTCATACACAG GCTCTGTATGCCAGCACTTCAATTTCGACTGGGATGAAAGGCGCAACTAAGGCAATGGTGGCTATGAACAAG CAAATGGCTCCAGCAAAACAAGCTAAAGTGATCAAAGAGTTCCAGATGCAGTCAGCAAAAATGGACATGACG ATTGAGATGATGTCAGAGGCTATTGATGAGACTTTAGACAAAGACGAGGCTGAAGAGGAAACAGAGGAGCTCACTAACCAG GTTCTTGATGAGATTGGTGTGGACATAGCATCTCAG TTATCTTCAGCTCCAAAAGGTCGGATTGCATCAAAGAATGCTCCTAATACTGTTTCAAG CCCCGAGCCTCCCAATGTTGATGATCTTGAAAAAAGATTGGCCTCTCTTCGACGCGTTTAA
- the LOC7490691 gene encoding protein LSD1 isoform X8: MGFLMFCCREEEEDRQREMQSQVVCRGCASVLLYPSGASNVCCALCSTVTSIPSPGYNQAAHVNCGNCRTALMYPNGSPSVKCPVCHYVTNVSMANMRIPLPANRPNGIGGTAPSTSMPLPHSQTQTVVVENPMSVDESGKLVSNVVVGVTTEKK, from the exons atgggttttttgatgttttgttgtagagaggaagaggaagatagACAGAGAGAGATGCAAAGCCAGGTGGTGTGTAGAGGGTGTGCAAGTGTATTGTTATATCCAAGTGGAGCTTCTAACGTTTGTTGTGCTTTATGTAGTACTGTTACTTCCATTCCTTCTCCTG GATATAACCAGGCCGCTCATGTCAACTGTGGGAACTGCCGGACTGCTCTTATGTATCCAAATGGATCTCCATCTGTCAAGTGTCCTGTCTGTCACTATGTTACTAATGTTAGT ATGGCTAACATGAGAATTCCGCTTCCAGCAAACAGACCTAATGGTATAGGTGGAACAGCACCATCTACTTCAATG CCATTGCCCCATTCTCAGACTCAAACTGTCGTTGTGGAAAACCCCATGTCTGTTGATGAAAGTGGCAAATTG GTCAGCAATGTTGTTGTTGGTGTCactacagaaaaaaaataa
- the LOC7490693 gene encoding ACT domain-containing protein ACR10, whose amino-acid sequence MGILYDDDVVVIRQSEKEGDPTVITVNCPDKTGLGCDLCRIILFFGLSIVRGDVSTDGKWCYLVFWVVGKSTTRWGLLKKRLVEACPSCSSASGLSFYRSELQPPRPPDVFLLKLSCQDRRGLLHDVTSVLCELELTIKKVKVSTTPDGRVIDLFFITDNRELLHTNKRKEDTCDHLKAVTGNSMISCDIEIVGPEITACSAESSFLPTAITENILPLEMPDELPSSLTSTSVSVNMDNSLSPGHTLVQIVCQDHKGLLYDIMRTLKDYNIQISYGRFSMNHGRACDIDLFLVQTDGKKIVDPRKQKALSSRLEMELVRPLRVATVSRGPDTELLVANPVELSGKGRPLVFHDITLALKMLNTCIFSAEIRRRMIGDREFEVYRVLLDEGEGLAVPRSKIEKQVWKMLMGWEQ is encoded by the exons ATGGGAATTTTATATGATGACGATGTAGTGGTAATTAGACAATCAGAGAAAGAAGGAGACCCTACTGTTATCACTGTGAATTGTCCTGACAAGACTGGTCTTGGTTGTGATTTATGCCGTATCATTCTCTTCTTTGGTCTCAGCATTGTTAGAGGAG ATGTGTCTACGGATGGAAAATGGTGCTACTTAGTGTTTTGGGTGGTTGGCAAATCAACAACAAGGTGGGGTTTATTGAAGAAGAGACTAGTAGAGGCATGTCCTTCATGTTCCTCAGCTTCTGGGTTGTCTTTTTACCGTTCAGAATTGCAGCCTCCAAGACCACCTGATGTTTTTCTGTTGAAGTTATCTTGTCAAGACAGAAGAGGGCTTTTACATG ATGTGACCAGTGTGCTTTGTGAGCTTGAACTCACTATAAAAAAAGTGAAGGTATCCACGACACCAGATGGGAGAGTGATCGACCTATTCTTCATTACAGACAACAG GGAGCTCCTGCATACAAATAAGAGAAAGGAGGATACATGTGATCACTTAAAAGCTGTTACGGGAAATTCCATGATAAGCTGTGACATAGAAATTGTTGGCCCTGAAATTACTGCATGTTCAGCGGAATCTTCATTTCTTCCAACTGCAATCACAGAAAACATTCTCCCCTTGGAAATGCCAGATGAACTCCCTAGTTCACTAACTTCCACCAGTGTTTCTGTCAATATGGACAACTCGCTGAGTCCAGGTCACACCCTTGTCCAAATTGTGTGCCAAGATCACAAAGGTCTTCTTTATGACATAATGAGGACTCTAAAGGATTATAATATACAG ATTTCATATGGGCGCTTTTCCATGAATCACGGAAGGGCCTGTGATATTGACTTATTTCTTGTGCAAACCGATGGGAAGAAAATAGTTGATCCTAGAAAGCAGAAAGCATTGTCCTCTCGTTTGGAGATGGAACTAGTGCGCCCTCTACGAGTAGCCACTGTTAGCCGTGGTCCTGATACTGAGCTGCTGGTGGCGAATCCTGTGGAGTTATCTGGCAAGGGCCGGCCTCTTGTTTTTCATGACATCACTCTTGCTCTGAAGATGCTTAACACATGCATTTTCTCG GCCGAGATTAGAAGGCGCATGATTGGAGATCGGGAATTCGAAGTGTACAGAGTCTTACTTGATGAAGGGGAAGGCTTGGCTGTACCAAGAAGCAAAATTGAGAAACAAGTTTGGAAGATGTTAATGGGTTGGGAGCAATGA
- the LOC7490691 gene encoding protein LOL2 isoform X4: MGFLMFCCREEEEDRQREMQSQVVCRGCASVLLYPSGASNVCCALCSTVTSIPSPGMDMAQLICRGCRSLLMYPHGATTVRCSCCHVVNIAPGYNQAAHVNCGNCRTALMYPNGSPSVKCPVCHYVTNMANMRIPLPANRPNGIGGTAPSTSMTQTVVVENPMSVDESGKLVSNVVVGVTTEKK; encoded by the exons atgggttttttgatgttttgttgtagagaggaagaggaagatagACAGAGAGAGATGCAAAGCCAGGTGGTGTGTAGAGGGTGTGCAAGTGTATTGTTATATCCAAGTGGAGCTTCTAACGTTTGTTGTGCTTTATGTAGTACTGTTACTTCCATTCCTTCTCCTG GGATGGACATGGCTCAACTCATATGTAGAGGTTGCAGGTCATTGCTAATGTATCCACATGGGGCAACAACTGTGAGATGCTCCTGCTGCCACGTAGTGAACATTGCACCAG GATATAACCAGGCCGCTCATGTCAACTGTGGGAACTGCCGGACTGCTCTTATGTATCCAAATGGATCTCCATCTGTCAAGTGTCCTGTCTGTCACTATGTTACTAAT ATGGCTAACATGAGAATTCCGCTTCCAGCAAACAGACCTAATGGTATAGGTGGAACAGCACCATCTACTTCAATG ACTCAAACTGTCGTTGTGGAAAACCCCATGTCTGTTGATGAAAGTGGCAAATTG GTCAGCAATGTTGTTGTTGGTGTCactacagaaaaaaaataa
- the LOC7490691 gene encoding protein LOL2 isoform X2, with protein MGFLMFCCREEEEDRQREMQSQVVCRGCASVLLYPSGASNVCCALCSTVTSIPSPGMDMAQLICRGCRSLLMYPHGATTVRCSCCHVVNIAPGYNQAAHVNCGNCRTALMYPNGSPSVKCPVCHYVTNMANMRIPLPANRPNGIGGTAPSTSMPLPHSQTQTVVVENPMSVDESGKLVSNVVVGVTTEKK; from the exons atgggttttttgatgttttgttgtagagaggaagaggaagatagACAGAGAGAGATGCAAAGCCAGGTGGTGTGTAGAGGGTGTGCAAGTGTATTGTTATATCCAAGTGGAGCTTCTAACGTTTGTTGTGCTTTATGTAGTACTGTTACTTCCATTCCTTCTCCTG GGATGGACATGGCTCAACTCATATGTAGAGGTTGCAGGTCATTGCTAATGTATCCACATGGGGCAACAACTGTGAGATGCTCCTGCTGCCACGTAGTGAACATTGCACCAG GATATAACCAGGCCGCTCATGTCAACTGTGGGAACTGCCGGACTGCTCTTATGTATCCAAATGGATCTCCATCTGTCAAGTGTCCTGTCTGTCACTATGTTACTAAT ATGGCTAACATGAGAATTCCGCTTCCAGCAAACAGACCTAATGGTATAGGTGGAACAGCACCATCTACTTCAATG CCATTGCCCCATTCTCAGACTCAAACTGTCGTTGTGGAAAACCCCATGTCTGTTGATGAAAGTGGCAAATTG GTCAGCAATGTTGTTGTTGGTGTCactacagaaaaaaaataa
- the LOC7490691 gene encoding protein LOL2 isoform X1 — protein MGFLMFCCREEEEDRQREMQSQVVCRGCASVLLYPSGASNVCCALCSTVTSIPSPGMDMAQLICRGCRSLLMYPHGATTVRCSCCHVVNIAPGYNQAAHVNCGNCRTALMYPNGSPSVKCPVCHYVTNVSMANMRIPLPANRPNGIGGTAPSTSMPLPHSQTQTVVVENPMSVDESGKLVSNVVVGVTTEKK, from the exons atgggttttttgatgttttgttgtagagaggaagaggaagatagACAGAGAGAGATGCAAAGCCAGGTGGTGTGTAGAGGGTGTGCAAGTGTATTGTTATATCCAAGTGGAGCTTCTAACGTTTGTTGTGCTTTATGTAGTACTGTTACTTCCATTCCTTCTCCTG GGATGGACATGGCTCAACTCATATGTAGAGGTTGCAGGTCATTGCTAATGTATCCACATGGGGCAACAACTGTGAGATGCTCCTGCTGCCACGTAGTGAACATTGCACCAG GATATAACCAGGCCGCTCATGTCAACTGTGGGAACTGCCGGACTGCTCTTATGTATCCAAATGGATCTCCATCTGTCAAGTGTCCTGTCTGTCACTATGTTACTAATGTTAGT ATGGCTAACATGAGAATTCCGCTTCCAGCAAACAGACCTAATGGTATAGGTGGAACAGCACCATCTACTTCAATG CCATTGCCCCATTCTCAGACTCAAACTGTCGTTGTGGAAAACCCCATGTCTGTTGATGAAAGTGGCAAATTG GTCAGCAATGTTGTTGTTGGTGTCactacagaaaaaaaataa